From a single Cyclobacterium marinum DSM 745 genomic region:
- a CDS encoding helix-turn-helix domain-containing protein, with protein MSGNLTIGKRIALLRKARSLTQQRLSELTGKSRGVIAQIEKDMVKPDYEFIGLFVRNLNIPYEWIFEPTETVEDWLLRGVKLPDEIGGHLNSNKGGHLRDHLMPENANEKHIKPKNEPYSQVDTGEVIHEEENTYKKASSEELRKFTLIHYRVMDQLLYRIDELEEKVRTLTPESKK; from the coding sequence TTGTCAGGTAATCTAACAATAGGTAAGAGAATAGCTCTTCTTAGGAAGGCTAGGAGTTTAACTCAACAGCGTTTATCGGAGCTTACTGGTAAATCAAGGGGGGTTATTGCCCAAATTGAAAAGGATATGGTGAAGCCAGATTATGAATTCATTGGTCTTTTTGTTAGAAACCTTAACATTCCTTACGAATGGATTTTTGAACCCACTGAAACTGTTGAAGATTGGCTGCTAAGAGGGGTAAAGTTGCCTGATGAAATAGGGGGTCACCTAAATAGCAATAAAGGGGGTCACCTAAGGGATCACCTAATGCCTGAAAATGCAAATGAAAAGCACATAAAACCGAAAAATGAGCCATACAGTCAGGTAGACACAGGTGAAGTGATCCATGAAGAGGAAAATACCTATAAAAAGGCTAGCTCTGAAGAGTTAAGGAAGTTTACACTGATTCACTACCGTGTAATGGATCAGCTTTTATACCGCATAGATGAACTTGAAGAAAAGGTAAGGACACTTACACCTGAATCAAAAAAATAA
- a CDS encoding DUF3164 family protein, with protein sequence MTQVEASEMTVEELQALLKEKTEKQRKEREKARKAYESGRDMEIQDLMSEASYLTERLEAFKKKCHERMDTQAVKLAEYGELRSNSKGGFTIKHSKGNLAITRIRSTNPYWDERSAKAVELIKDFLYDTVKKRDVKTFEMLMSFLAKNKNGDMEYSKVFILIQHEQMWDDKRWQEGIRLLKESYSVNLRGYGYEFKSLDEQGKWENLKLNFTAL encoded by the coding sequence ATGACACAAGTAGAAGCATCAGAAATGACCGTGGAAGAGCTTCAGGCCCTTCTAAAAGAAAAGACCGAAAAGCAACGCAAGGAGCGGGAAAAGGCCCGCAAGGCTTATGAATCAGGGCGGGACATGGAGATTCAAGACTTAATGTCTGAAGCCAGTTATTTAACAGAGCGTTTGGAAGCATTCAAAAAGAAATGTCATGAACGAATGGACACACAGGCTGTAAAGCTTGCTGAATATGGTGAATTACGATCTAACAGTAAAGGAGGGTTCACCATTAAGCATAGTAAAGGTAATCTTGCAATTACCAGGATTAGAAGCACAAACCCATATTGGGATGAAAGAAGTGCAAAAGCGGTGGAACTTATCAAAGATTTTTTGTATGACACCGTCAAAAAGCGGGATGTAAAGACCTTTGAAATGCTTATGTCATTTTTGGCAAAGAATAAGAATGGAGACATGGAATATTCTAAGGTTTTCATCCTAATACAACATGAACAAATGTGGGATGATAAGAGATGGCAAGAAGGAATAAGGCTTTTAAAAGAAAGCTACAGCGTAAACCTTAGGGGTTATGGCTACGAGTTTAAAAGTCTTGACGAGCAGGGCAAATGGGAGAATCTAAAACTGAACTTCACAGCACTATGA
- a CDS encoding S9 family peptidase yields the protein MSKIKHINQPIAPIHPKTLVSHETGRTDNYYWMNNRENPEVIQYLEEENKYTDSQLKETEDLQASLFEEMKGRIKEEDSSVPYFKNGYLYYSRFENGKEYPIYCRKEGHLEAEELTLLNVNELAEGNEYTNVNALAISENNKLLAYSLDTVGRRIYNIYFKMLDSDRILEDQLIAVTGSIVWAADNQTVFYSQQDPETLRPNKIFRHVVGTAQETDELVYEEKDETFTVGLKKSKSREFLFIVSQSTISSEYRFLPVDKPNESWKILQERQANLEYEVDHYGNYFIILTNADQAKNFKLVKTPIDQTEKENWEDIIPVRENVFLEEFEVFKHHLVIANRFNGLQRLEIRSWDGEKKHTIKMEDPAYTVWIGTNPEFYTEVLRYGYNSLTTPASVFDYHMETREKTLMKRQEVVGGHIPEDYQSERVWASSKDGTDIPISLVYKKELFAKEGQNPVLLYGYGSYGLSSDPYFSSSRLSLLDRGFVFAIAHIRGGQEMGRHWYEEGKMLKKKNTFEDFIACGDFLIREKYAHPNKLFAMGGSAGGLLVGAVINQRPDLFYGVVAAVPFVDVVTTMLDESIPLTTGEFNEWGNPKEKRYFDYMLSYSPYDNVKEQDYPHLLVTSGLHDSQVQYWEPTKWVAKLRALRTNNNLLLLHTNMEAGHGGASGRFNSLKELAMEYAFILSLVGGLNRNVHKRL from the coding sequence ATGTCCAAAATAAAACATATAAATCAACCAATTGCGCCAATTCATCCCAAAACACTAGTCTCTCATGAAACCGGTAGGACAGACAACTATTACTGGATGAATAATAGAGAAAATCCTGAGGTTATTCAATATTTAGAGGAAGAGAATAAATACACCGACAGCCAACTAAAAGAAACTGAGGACTTACAAGCGTCCCTTTTCGAAGAAATGAAAGGGAGAATCAAGGAAGAAGACAGTAGTGTTCCCTATTTTAAAAATGGATATCTCTATTATAGTCGCTTTGAAAATGGCAAAGAATACCCCATATACTGTAGAAAAGAAGGGCATTTAGAAGCAGAAGAACTAACTTTATTGAATGTAAATGAATTGGCTGAAGGCAATGAATACACCAATGTCAATGCATTGGCTATTTCCGAAAACAACAAACTCCTGGCTTATTCCCTCGACACAGTTGGCAGAAGGATATACAATATTTATTTCAAAATGCTCGACAGTGATCGTATTTTAGAAGATCAACTTATAGCTGTTACGGGGAGTATTGTTTGGGCAGCAGATAATCAAACAGTTTTCTATTCACAGCAGGATCCGGAGACCCTTCGTCCTAATAAAATTTTCCGGCATGTTGTGGGAACTGCTCAAGAAACTGACGAATTGGTATATGAAGAAAAGGATGAGACTTTTACGGTAGGCTTAAAAAAATCAAAGTCCAGAGAATTTCTATTTATTGTTAGCCAAAGCACAATCTCTTCAGAGTACCGGTTTCTTCCGGTAGATAAGCCAAATGAAAGCTGGAAAATACTTCAGGAAAGGCAAGCCAACTTAGAGTATGAAGTAGATCATTATGGTAACTATTTTATTATCCTTACCAATGCAGATCAAGCCAAGAATTTTAAATTGGTTAAAACCCCTATAGACCAGACAGAAAAAGAAAATTGGGAAGACATTATTCCTGTGAGAGAAAACGTTTTCTTAGAGGAATTTGAAGTATTCAAGCATCACTTGGTCATTGCCAATCGATTCAATGGATTGCAGCGATTGGAAATCAGGTCATGGGATGGAGAGAAAAAGCATACCATTAAAATGGAAGACCCGGCTTATACAGTCTGGATCGGCACCAACCCTGAATTTTATACTGAAGTACTTAGGTATGGCTACAATTCGCTCACCACCCCTGCTTCAGTCTTTGATTACCACATGGAAACACGAGAGAAAACACTTATGAAGCGCCAAGAAGTCGTGGGAGGCCATATTCCGGAAGATTACCAATCCGAACGTGTTTGGGCAAGTTCTAAGGATGGTACTGATATTCCTATATCTTTAGTCTATAAAAAAGAATTATTTGCCAAAGAAGGACAAAACCCGGTACTTCTATACGGTTATGGCTCCTATGGACTAAGCTCAGACCCTTATTTTAGTTCAAGTAGACTGAGTTTGTTGGACAGAGGTTTTGTCTTTGCAATTGCCCATATCAGAGGGGGTCAAGAAATGGGGAGACATTGGTATGAAGAAGGCAAGATGCTAAAGAAAAAAAACACCTTTGAAGACTTTATTGCTTGTGGAGATTTTTTAATTCGTGAAAAATATGCTCATCCAAATAAACTTTTTGCCATGGGGGGAAGTGCCGGAGGACTGCTTGTAGGGGCTGTAATCAATCAACGTCCGGACCTTTTTTACGGAGTAGTGGCTGCAGTTCCCTTTGTAGATGTGGTAACCACCATGTTGGACGAAAGCATCCCTTTAACTACAGGTGAATTTAATGAATGGGGCAATCCAAAAGAAAAACGCTATTTTGACTACATGCTTTCTTACTCTCCATATGACAATGTGAAAGAGCAGGATTACCCACATTTACTAGTGACTTCAGGCTTACACGACAGTCAGGTACAATACTGGGAACCTACCAAGTGGGTAGCAAAACTTCGTGCATTACGCACCAACAACAATTTACTTTTACTTCACACCAATATGGAGGCCGGTCATGGTGGCGCTTCCGGTCGTTTTAACTCGTTGAAGGAATTGGCCATGGAATATGCCTTTATTTTATCTCTTGTAGGGGGACTAAATAGAAATGTACATAAAAGACTATAG
- a CDS encoding ATP-binding protein: protein MNNEHKKQVSQAINAWIEEGNNERSQNQLCKISKVSPAIVQAIRAGESTYKASKSSEKSIQIVDSHFYKLAEAVGLKFEKEIHFNNQNFTQVHNLCRYAQGKHRRGIIDSVDSGAGKTYALEAYAKTNRNAIYIKATSMMKGRDLITKIMEVLKITPRGRRAVTHLDQITERFIQPGNVIIIDELEHSSPDMWRVIKDIEDATYNKIGLILAGKGLITELHTAAVRNKKLMPQVWRRFKNNKIKLKALSRNNVIAACEEHGITDKPVQRLLSKHVEDWSQLNEYIKDIHDMLISRALEVTEDTVKQLFELDEYSNF, encoded by the coding sequence ATGAACAACGAACACAAAAAGCAAGTATCACAAGCCATTAACGCTTGGATCGAAGAGGGGAACAACGAAAGGAGCCAAAACCAGCTGTGTAAAATCAGCAAGGTTAGCCCTGCAATCGTGCAGGCCATCAGAGCAGGTGAAAGCACCTATAAGGCTTCCAAGTCTTCTGAAAAGTCTATACAGATTGTAGACAGTCACTTTTATAAGTTAGCTGAAGCTGTAGGGCTGAAGTTTGAAAAGGAAATCCATTTCAATAACCAAAACTTCACACAGGTACACAACTTATGCCGGTATGCACAAGGTAAACACCGCCGGGGCATTATAGACAGCGTGGACAGTGGAGCAGGTAAGACCTACGCCCTTGAAGCATATGCCAAAACCAATAGAAATGCCATCTACATCAAGGCTACATCTATGATGAAAGGGCGTGACTTGATCACCAAAATTATGGAGGTGCTGAAGATCACCCCAAGAGGTAGAAGGGCCGTCACCCATCTTGACCAAATCACCGAAAGATTCATTCAGCCGGGCAATGTAATCATCATAGATGAATTGGAACATTCAAGCCCTGACATGTGGCGGGTCATCAAGGATATAGAGGATGCCACTTACAATAAAATAGGGCTAATCCTGGCAGGAAAAGGCCTGATAACTGAATTACACACCGCCGCTGTCAGAAATAAGAAGCTTATGCCCCAAGTGTGGCGAAGGTTCAAGAATAACAAGATAAAGCTGAAAGCCTTAAGCCGTAACAATGTGATTGCTGCCTGTGAAGAACATGGCATTACGGATAAACCGGTACAGCGGTTACTATCCAAGCATGTGGAAGATTGGAGCCAGTTAAATGAATACATCAAAGATATTCATGACATGCTCATTAGCCGTGCCTTGGAAGTAACTGAAGACACGGTAAAACAGCTTTTTGAGCTTGACGAATACAGTAATTTCTAA